From Aricia agestis chromosome 11, ilAriAges1.1, whole genome shotgun sequence, a single genomic window includes:
- the LOC121731793 gene encoding dnaJ homolog subfamily C member 16 — MKWKNNTWKGRWLYMLLLLALIPIVIAQKIGDPYKILGIHRKATLVEIRKAYRQLAKEWHPDKNEDPNAEARFVEIKQAYELLSDTERRQAYDLYGITNEDDHMYKQRHDYSKYARFSNDPFDFFSTHFRTQDHDITVFHKLSVTTRHFENNILEKSVHTPALVLFYTDWCFDCLRSTTAWRRLVEALQPLGMTLATVHAAHESNLARRIGVHGLPCLAFILDKQIYLYKDGLGSLPKILDFIRWKFPYKMVKSLNDNNMEPWLSDFDDNKVKAVIFEDRQLIRLRYLVTAFYYRERVSFAFVDVSAPDTVVLRARYGVSRRLDSMVVLKEDRAEPAAAVATAEIPTHTLRDLIDANALLVLPRLSSQSVLEAVCPVEWRAARRRLCCVLVAAPGSPALPPLRALARSAPDRLRYAYLSQRTQYDFLQALANASGLDTASLEHRIVVLWRRESTRVQYEWLNETWPVCGAGGGAGGGAGCGEDEARYQEQLNATRRALDALVRRLLQPSATGAYEARVAELADEAARGAVWRGLARAAEWAERALAALRTHHALSAASVLATVLLVLAVAYLMAYLVRIEEESVQRAKEERRRASGGKRADPPPEMRLHELRAEKYNGLVRLQKPGCRTIVLLVDSQSKVQLLSKFHKIVWPYRKNKTLVWAYLCVERHVCWFGRVLQACGAGAGGGAELRVNARNAVGTVLALNPHRKYFCIYHAKHPECAKPHKRMSRMTRSLGGRARDPEAGAFIGFTTDPDSSDDDYDPPLLLQENLLDGLENWLDRLFEGSTHRYYVNYWPDMTTK; from the exons ATGAAATGGAAGAACAATACTTGGAAAGGAAGATGGTTGTACATGCTTCTATTGTTAGCATTGATTCCGATTGTTATTGCTCAGAAGATTGGCGATCCATACAAAATACTTGGGATTCATAGAAAAGCTACTCTGGTGGAAATACGAAAAGCTTACAGGCAGCTCGCTAAAGAATG GCACCCAGATAAAAATGAAGATCCCAATGCTGAAGCGAGATTTGTTGAGATCAAGCAGGCTTATGAGCTGCTCTCAGACACGGAGAGGCGGCAGGCCTATGACCTGTATGGCATCACCAATGAGGATGACCACATGTATAAACAGCGTCATGATTACAGCAAATATGCTCGGTTTAG cAATGATCCATTTGACTTCTTCAGTACACATTTTCGAACACAAGACCATGATATAACAGTGTTCCACAAATTGTCAGTTACTACAAG ACACTTTGAGAACAACATACTAGAGAAGAGTGTGCACACACCAGCTCTCGTCCTGTTCTACACGGACTGGTGCTTCGACTGTCTCCGCTCCACCACTGCGTGGCGACGGCTGGTGGAGGCGCTGCAGCCGCTCGGCATGACGCTGGCCACCGTCCATGCCGCCCACGAGTCAAACCTGGCCCGCCGTATCGGGGTCCATGGACTCCCCTGCCTCGCATTCATACTGGATAAGCAGATATACCTGTATAAGGATGGGCTAGGATCTCTGCCTAAGATTTTAG ATTTCATAAGATGGAAGTTCCCGTACAAGATGGTGAAGAGCCTGAACGACAACAACATGGAGCCGTGGCTGAGCGACTTCGACGACAACAAGGTGAAGGCGGTGATCTTCGAGGACCGCCAGCTCATCCGCCTGCGGTACCTCGTCACTGCCTTCTACTACCGCGAGAGAGTGTCCTTCGC GTTCGTGGACGTGTCCGCACCCGACACGGTGGTGCTACGGGCGCGGTACGGCGTGTCGCGGCGGCTGGACAGCATGGTGGTGCTGAAGGAGGACCGCGCGGAGCCCGCCGCAGCCGTCGCCACCGCCGAGATACCCACGCACACCCTCAGAGACCTCATCGACGCCAACGCGCTGCTGGTGCTGCCCCGGCTGTCCTCACAG TCCGTCCTGGAGGCTGTGTGCCCGGTGGAGTGGCGCGCGGCGCGACGTCGGCTGTGCTGCGTGCTGGTGGCGGCGCCGGGCTCCCCCGCGCTCCCCCCGCTGCGCGCGCTCGCCCGCTCCGCCCCCGACCGCCTGAGATACGCCTACCTCTCGCAGCGAACGCAGTATGACTTCCTGCAGGCGCTCGCCAACGCCTCCG GCTTAGATACCGCTTCGCTGGAGCACCGTATAGTAGTGCTGTGGCGGCGCGAGAGCACGCGCGTGCAGTACGAATGGCTGAACGAGACGTGGCCGGTgtgcggcgcggggggcggggccgggggcggggcgggctgCGGCGAGGACGAGGCGCGGTACCAGGAGCAACTCAACGCCACGCGCCGCGCGTTAGACGCACTCGTGAGACGGCTCCTGCAGCCCTCCGCTACTGGAGCATACGAG GCGCGCGTGGCGGAGCTGGCGGACgaggcggcgcgcggcgcggtgTGGCGCGGGCTGGCGCGCGCGGCGGAGTGGGCGGAGCGGGCGCTGGCGGCGCTGCGCACGCACCACGCCCTCTCCGCCGCCTCCGTGCTCGCTACCGTGCTGCTAGTGCTCGCTGTTGCCTACCTCATGGCGTACCTCGT GCGTATCGAGGAGGAGTCTGTGCAGCGCGCGAAGGAGGAGCGACGTCGCGCGAGCGGCGGCAagcgcgccgacccgcccccCGAGATGCGCCTGCACGAGCTGCGCGCTGAGAAGTACAACGGCCTCGTCAG GTTGCAGAAGCCGGGCTGCCGTACTATCGTGCTGCTGGTGGACTCGCAGAGCAAGGTGCAGCTGCTCTCCAAGTTCCACAAGATCGTGTGGCCGTATCGCAA GAACAAGACGCTAGTGTGGGCGTACCTGTGCGTGGAGCGTCACGTGTGCTGGTTCGGGCGCGTGCTGCAGGCGTGCGGCGCGGGTGCGGGGGGCGGGGCCGAGCTGCGGGTGAACGCGCGCAACGCCGTCGGCACGGTGCTCGCGCTCAACCCCCACCGCAAATACTTCTGCATCTACCACGCTAAACATCCGGAGTGCGCGAAGCCGCATAAG CGTATGTCCCGCATGACGCGGTCGCTGGGCGGGCGCGCGCGCGACCCGGAGGCGGGCGCGTTCATCGGCTTCACCACCGACCCCGACTCCTCCGACGACGACTACGATCCGCCGCTGCTGTTGCAAG AGAACCTGCTGGATGGTCTGGAGAACTGGCTGGACCGGCTGTTCGAGGGCAGCACGCACCGCTACTACGTCAACTACTGGCCCGACATGACCACCAAGTGA